The window TGGCAGACCAGTTCTCTAGAACTGACTGGTATGGCTTAATGAAAGTCTCTTCTGCGAATTTACCTTGTTCGATAGCTAATTTGCTTCGTTCTTCTCGGTCATACACGATTTGAGTTAGCGAGTGGTCCAAGTTTTTCAAGTTTGGTTGGTAGCAGTTACCTGCAACCGCATTCGCGTTGTAAATCTCAGGACGGTAGATTTTTTGGAATGTACCCATGGTGCTGATGGTGCTGATAAGCTCTAGGTTTGAGTAATCGTTCAGTAGATCACCAAAGAAATAGAAAGCTAGAGGTGCAACACTGTTTGGCGGCATGAAGTAACGAACTTGTAACCCCATCTTCTTGAAGTATTGTTCAGTCAAAGAAGACTCATTCGGTTGGTATTCAAAACCTAACACAGGATGTTGGTTCTCGGTTCGGTAATAGGTTTTATTATCTGAAACACTTAAACAAATAACAGGTGGTTTATTAAAGTTCTTTTTGTAAGCTTCAGAGTTAACGAAATATTTAAAAAGCTTGCCGTGTAAATCACCAAAACCTTCTGGAATAGTGAATTTATCTTGGCCTTTATTATGATCCAACAGAAGTACGCTAAAGTCGTAATCTCGAACATAGGAAGAAAAGTTATTTCCGATAATACCTTCAATACGCTCGTTGGTTTTACGGTCTAGAATATTGGTTTTCAGCACTTCAATGGAAGGGAATGCTTCGCCGTTGCTTTCAATGTCCATATCAACAGAAATGATTTCAAGCTCTACAGAGTAACGGTCGCCCTTTGGGTTGTCCCAGTGTGCTAATGCGTTGAAACTGTTGTCTATCATCTGCAGTGCATTGCGCAAGTTTGCTTGGCGGCTGTCACCACGCGCCAAGTTAGCGAAGTTGGTGGTGATACGTGTGCTGTCCGCAGGTTGATAGTTCTCGTCGAGGCTAATGCTCTTAATTGTAAAATTAAATTCTGT is drawn from Vibrio sp. SNU_ST1 and contains these coding sequences:
- a CDS encoding DUF1852 domain-containing protein; amino-acid sequence: MNTEFNFTIKSISLDENYQPADSTRITTNFANLARGDSRQANLRNALQMIDNSFNALAHWDNPKGDRYSVELEIISVDMDIESNGEAFPSIEVLKTNILDRKTNERIEGIIGNNFSSYVRDYDFSVLLLDHNKGQDKFTIPEGFGDLHGKLFKYFVNSEAYKKNFNKPPVICLSVSDNKTYYRTENQHPVLGFEYQPNESSLTEQYFKKMGLQVRYFMPPNSVAPLAFYFFGDLLNDYSNLELISTISTMGTFQKIYRPEIYNANAVAGNCYQPNLKNLDHSLTQIVYDREERSKLAIEQGKFAEETFIKPYQSVLENWSANYAL